From Acidobacteriota bacterium:
GGGTGTCCGGTCGGCGCCCCTGGCGGCCGGCAGCCAGTTCCTGCTGGCCGTGGACGATTTGTTCCCCGACGCTCCGTCCGCGTCCGCCTGGCTGCGGGTCAGCGCCGATCAGCCCGTCATCGGCCAACTGCTGTTCGTGTCCCCTGGCTTCAACCGGTTGGGCGGTTATGCGGGGATCGCCACCGAATAGCCCCGCGCGCCACGGAATGATGACGGACACGCTCTGAACCGGTACGCGCCATGATCCAGCTTTCCGACGACGTGTTCCTGGACGAAGCCGAACTGACGTTCACGGCCACGCCGAGCAGCGGGCCGGGCGGCCAGCACGTGAACAAGGCCAGCACCCGCGTGACCGTCCGCCTGGATGTTGCCGCCTCCGCCAGTCTGTCGGAGGCGGCCCGGCGGCGGATTCAGGAGCGGCTGGCCAGCCGAATGAGCCGCGACGGCGTCCTGTTCGTCTCGGCGCAAGATACCCGCAGCCAGAAGACCAATCGCGACCGGGCGCTGGCCCGCCTGGTCCGCCTTCTGCGGGCGGCCCTGCGCGAGGATCCCCCGCGCATTCCCACACCGATCCCTCCGGCGGCCCGACGCCGCCGTCAGGCTGACAAGCGCCGCCGGTCCGCCGTCAAGGCTGTCCGCCGCAAACCGCCGCCGGATTTGGAATAGGCCGAAGCCGCATCCCGCGTCATCCGCATTGGATAGAAGTTGAAAAAACATCCATCTCAAGATAGCATGGCCTGTTGGGCCGGTCTTCCGCCCGCGCCCCGGCGCCGAAGGAGTCGATCGTGTCATCCAAACAAACCACCGTCAGTCGTGTCGTCGCGTGCGATGACTCGCCTTCTGCCGTCTGCCCGCCACTGGCGGCCGTGCTGCTGATCGTGCTCATCGCCGCGGGACTCGGACCGGCCTGTTCCGTGAAAAAAATGGCAGTGAACCGCCTCGGTGACGCGCTGGCCGGCGGCGGTGAAACATTCGCCGCCGACGAGGATCCTGAACTGGTGAAAGCGGC
This genomic window contains:
- the arfB gene encoding aminoacyl-tRNA hydrolase, translating into MIQLSDDVFLDEAELTFTATPSSGPGGQHVNKASTRVTVRLDVAASASLSEAARRRIQERLASRMSRDGVLFVSAQDTRSQKTNRDRALARLVRLLRAALREDPPRIPTPIPPAARRRRQADKRRRSAVKAVRRKPPPDLE